From one Luteolibacter sp. SL250 genomic stretch:
- a CDS encoding LysE family translocator: MWEIPGVREFPVFLVSATMLALTPGQDTLYVMGRALAQGRKAGVISVAGILSGALVHLLAGAGGLSALLAASPSAFTVVKWAGGAYLIYLGIRMLMGSGKAEVVESARTSSTAALWRQGFITNVLNPKVALFCLAFIPQFIVPGSPHTVPVFLFLGICFFIIGGLWLLVIVAFAAAIGGKLQGGWNAALNRLAGVLFIGLGLRLLFQHL, encoded by the coding sequence ATGTGGGAGATCCCGGGCGTCCGTGAGTTTCCTGTGTTCCTCGTCTCAGCGACCATGCTCGCGCTGACGCCGGGGCAGGACACGCTGTATGTGATGGGTCGCGCGCTGGCCCAGGGGCGGAAGGCGGGCGTCATCTCCGTGGCGGGCATCCTTTCCGGCGCGCTGGTCCACCTGCTGGCCGGGGCGGGCGGACTGTCCGCGCTGCTGGCCGCGTCCCCGTCCGCCTTCACCGTGGTGAAGTGGGCGGGCGGTGCCTACCTCATCTACCTGGGTATCCGCATGCTGATGGGGAGCGGGAAAGCGGAGGTGGTGGAAAGTGCGCGCACCTCCAGCACCGCTGCGCTGTGGCGGCAGGGATTCATCACCAACGTGCTGAACCCGAAGGTCGCGCTGTTCTGCCTGGCGTTCATCCCGCAGTTCATCGTTCCGGGTTCGCCGCACACAGTGCCGGTGTTCCTCTTCCTGGGCATCTGCTTTTTCATCATCGGCGGCCTGTGGCTGCTGGTGATCGTTGCCTTCGCCGCCGCCATTGGAGGAAAGCTGCAAGGAGGATGGAATGCCGCGCTCAACCGGTTGGCGGGCGTGCTGTTCATCGGGCTGGGGTTGAGGCTGCTGTTCCAGCACCTGTGA
- a CDS encoding endonuclease/exonuclease/phosphatase family protein, with product MRRKLSRTHWAARLLGVSVPKGHNPSPGLIMIQIDGLSRPQFEKALADKNLPHLARALRRRQFHLHSFYSGVPSTTPAVQGELFYGVRAAVPAFQFLHRESGEVFRMYDAKSSEVIEGRLRQKGGPPLLEGGHTYSNIYQAGSAGSWYCSQDLSPAVMWRKARPLKWLLLSMVYIVKILRVLSLAVIEFFLAFIDCVRGLFERQNLLRELLFIPARVGICIMLREFIRFRVLLDIERGVRVIHANFLGYDEQAHRRGPDSAFAHWTLKGIDDAIRDIQRAAIRSDYRDFELIIYSDHGQERTTPYETENGRTLEEALREVFAGGPLAEFAVVDAGGAQKVVGATNRRKKLRATSGPQPVHGKEIIVAAMGPVGHVYLPAVLPADELRRYATALVEKANIPCVLIPDSDDSEKATAITPAGVLELPEQADRLLGGDHPFLADAGNDLVALGSHPDAGDLIISGWRTGSPISFPAENGAHGGPGSQETHGFLLLPEHFEHEPAVNPQHGPIRGENLYQLGGEYLDGKRPVAKPVRPVRGGKTILRVMTYNIHSCIGIDGKLSPERVARVINRFHPDIIAVQEVDAHRLRSAEHDQAELIAAHLEFRHVFHSMLEEEKEKYGIAVFSPLPFEPVKTGLLTKAEPSRLREARGAIWVKLGREETGRDVHFINTHFGLGRDERNRQAAALLGKEWLGSIPEDEPVILCGDFNSTRRSVAWKRISERYRDAQLSLPQHRPRPTFPSMRPLTRLDHVFISRHFKVRGITIPGGHSAVVASDHLPLCVELEMEAQG from the coding sequence ATGCGCCGCAAGCTGAGCCGGACGCACTGGGCGGCGCGTCTGCTGGGCGTCTCCGTGCCAAAGGGGCACAACCCCAGCCCGGGACTGATCATGATCCAGATCGACGGGCTATCCCGACCGCAGTTCGAGAAGGCGCTGGCTGACAAAAACCTGCCGCACCTCGCCCGTGCGCTGCGGCGGCGGCAGTTCCATCTCCACAGCTTCTACTCCGGTGTTCCCTCCACCACGCCCGCAGTGCAGGGGGAGCTGTTCTATGGCGTGCGCGCCGCCGTCCCGGCCTTCCAGTTCCTCCACCGTGAGTCCGGCGAGGTCTTCCGCATGTATGACGCGAAGTCTTCCGAAGTGATCGAAGGCAGGCTCCGGCAAAAAGGCGGACCGCCCCTGCTGGAGGGCGGCCACACCTACTCGAACATCTATCAGGCGGGGTCCGCCGGATCGTGGTATTGCTCGCAGGATCTCTCACCCGCCGTGATGTGGCGGAAGGCGCGTCCGCTGAAATGGCTGCTGCTTTCCATGGTCTACATTGTGAAGATCCTGCGCGTCCTTTCGCTCGCGGTGATCGAGTTTTTCCTGGCGTTCATCGACTGCGTACGCGGGCTGTTCGAGCGGCAGAACCTCCTGCGTGAGCTGTTGTTCATCCCGGCACGGGTGGGCATCTGCATCATGCTGCGGGAGTTCATCCGCTTCCGGGTGCTGCTGGACATCGAGCGCGGCGTGCGGGTGATCCACGCGAACTTCCTGGGCTACGATGAACAGGCCCATCGCCGCGGGCCGGACTCCGCCTTCGCCCACTGGACGCTGAAGGGCATCGATGACGCCATCCGGGACATCCAGCGCGCCGCCATCCGTTCCGACTACCGGGATTTCGAGCTCATCATCTACTCCGACCACGGCCAGGAACGGACCACGCCGTATGAGACGGAGAATGGCAGGACGCTGGAGGAAGCGCTGCGCGAGGTCTTCGCCGGGGGGCCGCTGGCGGAGTTCGCGGTCGTCGATGCGGGCGGCGCTCAGAAGGTCGTCGGCGCCACCAACCGGCGGAAAAAACTCCGAGCCACCAGCGGGCCGCAGCCGGTCCATGGAAAGGAAATCATCGTCGCCGCCATGGGTCCAGTCGGCCATGTCTATCTGCCGGCGGTTCTCCCTGCGGATGAACTGCGGCGCTATGCCACCGCGCTGGTGGAGAAGGCAAATATTCCCTGCGTTCTCATCCCGGACAGCGATGATTCCGAAAAAGCCACCGCCATCACACCAGCCGGTGTCCTGGAACTGCCGGAACAGGCGGACCGCCTGCTGGGCGGAGATCACCCGTTCCTGGCGGATGCGGGCAACGATCTGGTCGCGCTGGGTTCGCACCCGGATGCAGGTGACCTCATTATCAGCGGCTGGCGCACGGGATCGCCCATCAGCTTTCCGGCGGAGAACGGCGCGCACGGAGGCCCCGGTTCCCAGGAAACGCATGGCTTCCTGCTGCTGCCGGAACATTTCGAGCACGAACCGGCGGTGAACCCGCAGCATGGTCCCATCCGTGGAGAAAACCTCTACCAGCTCGGCGGGGAATACCTCGACGGAAAGCGCCCGGTGGCGAAGCCCGTCCGCCCCGTGCGCGGCGGAAAGACCATCCTGCGCGTCATGACCTACAACATCCACAGTTGCATCGGCATCGACGGAAAGCTCAGCCCGGAGCGGGTGGCGCGTGTGATCAACCGCTTCCACCCGGACATCATCGCCGTGCAGGAGGTGGACGCGCACCGCCTGCGCAGCGCGGAGCATGACCAGGCGGAACTCATCGCCGCGCACCTGGAGTTCCGCCACGTCTTCCACTCCATGCTGGAGGAGGAAAAGGAGAAGTATGGCATCGCCGTGTTTTCCCCCCTCCCCTTCGAGCCGGTGAAGACGGGCCTGCTGACAAAGGCGGAGCCATCCCGCCTGCGGGAGGCGCGCGGGGCCATCTGGGTGAAGCTGGGCCGTGAGGAAACCGGGCGGGACGTCCACTTCATCAACACCCACTTCGGTCTCGGCCGGGATGAGCGCAACCGCCAGGCCGCCGCCCTGCTGGGAAAGGAGTGGCTCGGCTCCATCCCGGAAGATGAACCGGTCATCCTCTGCGGTGATTTCAACTCCACCCGCCGCTCCGTCGCGTGGAAGCGCATCAGCGAGCGCTACCGCGACGCCCAGCTCTCCCTGCCGCAGCACCGTCCCCGTCCCACCTTTCCCAGCATGCGCCCGCTCACCCGCCTGGACCACGTTTTCATCAGCCGCCATTTCAAGGTGCGCGGCATCACCATCCCCGGCGGCCACAGCGCGGTCGTCGCGTCCGACCACCTGCCGCTGTGCGTGGAACTGGAAATGGAGGCGCAGGGATGA
- a CDS encoding putative DNA modification/repair radical SAM protein produces MKLEAKLAILADAAKYDASCASSGAVKKNSLDGKGVGSTGGAGICHSYAPDGRCISLLKILLTNRCVYDCHYCINRRSSNVRRAAFTVEEAVKLTLDFYKRNYIEGLFLSSGIIRDADHTMEQVVAVARTLREVHDFRGYIHLKTIPEASPGLIEEAARYSDRISINLELPRQEALDQLAPEKNLARTKQAMGRIRHKLEEAVERKKDGDKKLRHATGQSTQVIVGADASTDSDFLSRSDELYRSYRLKRVYYSAFSPIPDSSGILPLKSPPLVREHRLYQADWLMRHYGFGTGEIVDAARPNLDLDIDPKLSWALRNRHEFPLDVHTASRESLLRVPGLGVRNVDRILSIRRFARIRLADLARLRVSLEKVRPFVVLADHRPSLLELDSDSLRSRFAPKPVQLDLFSR; encoded by the coding sequence ATGAAACTGGAAGCCAAACTCGCCATCCTCGCGGACGCCGCCAAATACGACGCCTCCTGCGCGAGTTCCGGCGCGGTGAAGAAGAACTCGCTGGATGGAAAGGGGGTCGGTTCCACCGGCGGCGCGGGCATCTGCCACAGCTACGCGCCGGACGGGCGGTGCATTTCCCTGTTGAAGATCCTGCTGACCAACCGCTGCGTCTACGACTGCCACTACTGCATCAACCGTAGGTCGAGCAACGTCCGGCGGGCGGCGTTCACGGTGGAGGAGGCGGTGAAACTCACGCTCGACTTCTACAAGCGCAACTACATCGAGGGCCTGTTCCTCAGCTCCGGCATCATCCGCGACGCGGACCACACCATGGAGCAGGTGGTGGCCGTGGCCCGCACGCTGCGGGAGGTGCATGACTTCCGCGGCTACATCCACCTGAAGACCATCCCGGAGGCATCGCCCGGACTCATCGAGGAAGCGGCGCGCTACTCGGACCGCATCAGCATCAACCTGGAGCTGCCACGGCAGGAGGCGCTGGACCAACTGGCACCGGAAAAGAACCTCGCCCGCACGAAGCAGGCGATGGGACGCATCCGCCACAAGCTGGAGGAGGCGGTGGAGCGGAAAAAGGACGGGGACAAGAAGCTGCGCCACGCCACCGGACAGAGCACCCAGGTCATCGTCGGCGCGGATGCCTCCACGGACTCCGACTTCCTCTCCCGCTCGGACGAGCTTTACCGTTCCTACCGGCTGAAGCGCGTCTATTACTCCGCCTTCAGCCCCATCCCGGACTCCTCCGGCATCCTGCCGCTGAAGTCCCCGCCGCTGGTGCGGGAACACCGGCTCTATCAGGCGGACTGGCTCATGCGCCACTATGGCTTCGGCACCGGGGAGATCGTCGATGCCGCGAGGCCGAACCTCGACCTGGACATCGACCCGAAGCTTTCCTGGGCGCTGCGCAACCGCCATGAGTTCCCGCTGGACGTCCACACCGCCAGCCGGGAATCGCTGCTGCGGGTGCCCGGCCTGGGCGTGAGGAACGTGGACCGCATCCTGTCGATCCGCCGCTTCGCCAGGATCCGGCTGGCGGACCTCGCACGGCTGCGGGTTTCGCTGGAAAAAGTGCGCCCGTTCGTGGTGCTGGCGGATCACCGGCCATCGCTGCTGGAGCTGGACTCGGACTCCCTGCGCTCCCGCTTCGCGCCGAAGCCCGTGCAACTCGATCTGTTTTCCAGATGA
- a CDS encoding alpha/beta hydrolase: MKSLLCAAGLIWSFLSAASGQERIRDVIYTKHDGVALTMDIYKPEKPNGAGIIKIISGGWKSNHLQINDGGWPAAGYTTFVVVHGTQPRFHVDKIVADLNRAVRFVRANAEKYGVDPQKLGVTGSSAGGHLSLMLGTRGGPGDPQAHDPVERQSSAVNAVACFHPPTDFLNYRQMDDNAAGSGRLAAYAGAFGPRAETPEGREVLGRELSPALWVRKDQPPVFIAHGDADDLVPLFQGKRFFDRSTEAGAKCELWVRNGVGHGGWQEMKEDNVRMREWFDLHLLGKQPAVPFTFGITNHPGTPLKKP; encoded by the coding sequence ATGAAAAGCCTCCTGTGCGCCGCCGGTCTGATTTGGTCCTTCCTTTCCGCTGCCAGCGGCCAGGAACGAATCCGTGATGTGATCTACACGAAGCACGACGGCGTGGCGCTGACGATGGACATCTACAAGCCGGAGAAACCGAACGGCGCGGGCATCATCAAGATCATCAGCGGAGGGTGGAAATCGAACCACCTCCAGATCAACGACGGCGGCTGGCCCGCTGCGGGTTACACCACCTTCGTCGTGGTGCATGGGACGCAGCCGCGTTTCCATGTGGATAAGATCGTCGCGGACCTGAACCGCGCGGTGAGATTCGTCCGTGCGAACGCGGAAAAATATGGGGTGGATCCGCAGAAGCTGGGCGTGACCGGCAGCAGCGCGGGCGGACACCTCAGCCTGATGCTGGGGACGCGCGGCGGGCCGGGCGATCCGCAGGCGCATGACCCGGTGGAGCGGCAGAGCAGCGCGGTGAATGCGGTGGCATGCTTCCACCCGCCGACGGATTTCCTGAACTACCGGCAGATGGATGACAATGCGGCCGGCTCCGGCAGGCTGGCGGCGTATGCCGGGGCGTTCGGCCCGCGTGCGGAGACGCCGGAGGGCCGGGAAGTGCTGGGTCGGGAGCTTTCCCCCGCGCTGTGGGTGCGGAAAGACCAGCCGCCGGTCTTCATCGCCCATGGGGATGCGGATGACCTGGTGCCGCTGTTCCAGGGGAAGCGCTTTTTCGACCGCTCCACCGAAGCCGGAGCGAAGTGCGAGCTGTGGGTCCGCAACGGCGTGGGCCATGGCGGCTGGCAGGAGATGAAGGAGGACAACGTCCGCATGCGCGAGTGGTTCGACCTGCACCTGCTGGGCAAGCAACCGGCGGTGCCGTTCACCTTCGGGATCACCAACCATCCCGGCACGCCGTTGAAAAAACCCTGA
- a CDS encoding UdgX family uracil-DNA binding protein (This protein belongs to the uracil DNA glycosylase superfamily, members of which act in excision repair of DNA. However, it belongs more specifically to UdgX branch, whose founding member was found to bind uracil in DNA (where it does not belong), without cleaving it, appears to promote DNA repair by a pathway involving RecA, rather than base excision.) — translation MMTSVTVAGFSGWRETSRSLLEKGVPPEHVMWNADSLFGGGPDGLPPAAPAPAAKVPPAFLKLASEVACHADDERWALLYRLLWRITRGGERHLMEIPSDPDVVRAATMAKNVRREIHKMHAFVRFKLISTDDATGRERYAAWFEPEHHVVQAAAPFFRARFANMDWSIFTPKASVHWIGGTITHSSGIPVNPIEDADALESAWSTYYRSIFNPARLKTKMMQTEMPKRYWKNLPEAAQIPGLIAASRPRVDHMLEKEPSREKQAPALPYLAKLRDLDAVPPVENVPVVTDSLSELRRLASHCRACPLWADATCTVFGNGPEDARIMIVGEQPGDKEDIAGMAFVGPAGKLLDRAMAEAGLDRQAAYVTNAVKHFKWTPHGKIRLHQKPDATEIDACRPWLLGELHHIKPEVLLLLGSTAARAVTGKGLPVMKFRGLFPSNIAPRVVLTVHPSYLLRLPDARKRESEYRRFVEDLRLARV, via the coding sequence ATGATGACCTCCGTCACCGTGGCCGGCTTCAGCGGATGGCGGGAAACATCCAGATCCCTGCTGGAAAAAGGCGTGCCTCCCGAGCATGTGATGTGGAACGCGGATTCCCTCTTCGGCGGTGGACCGGACGGCCTGCCGCCCGCCGCGCCCGCACCCGCGGCGAAGGTGCCACCCGCTTTCCTGAAGCTGGCGTCCGAGGTTGCCTGCCACGCGGATGACGAACGGTGGGCGCTGCTCTACCGCCTGTTGTGGAGGATCACCCGCGGCGGGGAACGGCACCTCATGGAGATCCCCAGTGACCCGGACGTCGTCCGCGCGGCGACCATGGCAAAGAACGTGCGGCGGGAGATCCACAAGATGCACGCCTTCGTCCGCTTCAAGCTGATCTCCACGGATGATGCTACGGGGCGCGAACGCTACGCCGCGTGGTTCGAGCCGGAGCACCACGTGGTTCAGGCGGCCGCGCCGTTTTTCAGGGCACGCTTCGCCAACATGGACTGGAGCATCTTCACGCCGAAGGCCTCCGTCCACTGGATAGGAGGGACGATCACCCACTCCTCCGGCATCCCGGTGAATCCCATCGAGGATGCGGACGCGCTGGAGTCCGCGTGGAGCACCTACTACCGGAGCATCTTCAACCCCGCGCGGCTGAAGACAAAGATGATGCAGACGGAGATGCCAAAGCGCTACTGGAAGAACCTGCCGGAAGCCGCGCAGATCCCCGGCCTCATCGCCGCCAGCCGCCCCCGGGTCGATCACATGCTGGAGAAGGAACCCAGCCGGGAAAAGCAGGCGCCCGCACTGCCCTATCTGGCGAAGCTGCGGGACCTGGACGCGGTGCCCCCCGTGGAGAACGTGCCGGTGGTGACGGACTCCCTTTCCGAGCTGCGCCGCCTGGCCTCCCACTGCCGAGCCTGCCCGCTGTGGGCGGATGCGACCTGCACCGTCTTCGGCAACGGACCGGAGGACGCGCGCATCATGATCGTCGGCGAACAACCGGGGGACAAGGAGGACATCGCCGGGATGGCCTTTGTCGGGCCAGCGGGAAAGCTGCTCGACCGCGCCATGGCGGAGGCCGGCCTCGACCGGCAGGCCGCGTATGTCACGAATGCGGTGAAGCATTTCAAATGGACCCCTCACGGAAAGATCCGCCTCCACCAGAAACCGGACGCCACTGAGATCGACGCCTGCCGGCCATGGCTGCTGGGGGAGCTGCACCACATCAAGCCGGAGGTGCTCCTGCTGCTCGGCTCCACCGCCGCACGCGCCGTCACCGGGAAAGGCCTGCCGGTCATGAAGTTCCGCGGCTTGTTTCCCTCAAACATCGCTCCGCGCGTGGTGCTGACCGTCCATCCGTCGTATCTTCTGCGCCTCCCCGACGCCCGCAAGCGGGAGAGTGAATACCGGCGGTTCGTGGAGGATCTGCGGCTGGCACGGGTGTGA
- a CDS encoding choice-of-anchor D domain-containing protein, whose protein sequence is MIRPLLPFSLFSAASLMVAAAQDPLVVPPEIVGGWKLDGAELVVTFLFDGSFYLVDGQGARPGMERGFFIVDEGALHAEVLLDTNGEAGLSHPAGAASVSITGDTLTYTVVGEGSFTFSRVTHATRPEVGSWFIPAEKCMLTLLADGTYYHCQEMNDAPDGHDGIERGTYAWNTATESFTGSPVVDTNGYTGLSDQQPYVRMRISGNGMAMLEGPDQHFVQDQFLFQRIQANPGLSIDNDYEVNRFIFHTQDSPGAPLADGYGAAAYLHGISGSGGTLTIGSQPPRPFDGDDFEQQFPTRTALEGSAGFPDGTNHVVQRPGGSATLVFPPGSGSAYANAPAVTGNGGTWSGGIYQLSRGDLLEWTRFDNYNPATDVTVITVAEEGEEDEYLYEHAMQGDVTSFDFTGRLEPGTTYQVTVEHVRLASTTSSGTGPFAGKLGYVILGSHTAFAMRTYSHTPTAPPVISEPVTMKTVNAGSVIFTVAAADGNATYQWQQDGWSLDGQTGNSLALHDITADDYGTYRVRVTNGAGSVTSNAVTLSSLPAAPEITVSQPSDIILSAGWSRAFGTVALGGGADLVFTVRNTGTLHLMDLEADIHGTHADDFSVAQAPATNVTPGGSTTFTVRFSPSSSGAKEAVLFLRSNDGDENPFRVMLSGVAEDPVTQPLPPAAPVVNPSTGVAEQTVTVNNTGTSGMGGLQLRIDGVPDGVTVVGGTYVGSSSPSGGRTPKAAGGYWLVDHSAVIGAGGSADIVVRYEFTGAPVAFTPTVAVAPVQPPGPADPAFQQALKSISASPGEGRSTIGLRAVPGRVYEVWHSNNLTVWQRAGTSIFSRATALAWTDDGSATGTPPSTSQPRFYRVVDVTE, encoded by the coding sequence ATGATACGCCCACTGCTCCCCTTCTCCCTTTTCTCAGCCGCCAGTCTGATGGTGGCCGCCGCCCAGGACCCCCTCGTGGTGCCGCCGGAGATCGTGGGGGGATGGAAGCTGGACGGCGCGGAGCTGGTGGTGACATTCCTTTTCGACGGCTCCTTTTATCTCGTCGATGGCCAGGGAGCGCGACCGGGGATGGAACGCGGATTTTTCATCGTGGACGAGGGGGCGCTCCATGCGGAGGTGCTGCTGGATACCAACGGGGAAGCGGGCCTCTCCCATCCGGCGGGCGCCGCCAGTGTCTCAATCACCGGGGACACGCTGACCTACACGGTAGTAGGTGAGGGATCCTTCACCTTTTCCCGGGTGACACACGCCACCCGGCCGGAGGTGGGTTCATGGTTCATCCCGGCGGAGAAATGCATGCTCACCCTGCTGGCGGATGGTACCTACTACCACTGTCAGGAAATGAACGACGCGCCAGACGGCCACGATGGCATCGAGCGCGGGACCTACGCCTGGAACACGGCGACGGAGAGCTTCACCGGCAGCCCGGTGGTGGATACGAACGGGTATACCGGCCTGAGCGACCAGCAGCCGTACGTGCGGATGCGCATCTCCGGAAACGGGATGGCGATGCTGGAAGGCCCGGACCAACATTTCGTCCAGGATCAATTTCTCTTCCAGCGCATCCAGGCAAATCCGGGCCTGTCGATCGACAACGACTATGAGGTGAACCGGTTCATCTTCCACACGCAGGACAGCCCCGGGGCTCCGCTGGCTGACGGATACGGGGCGGCCGCCTACTTGCATGGCATCAGTGGCAGCGGCGGCACCCTCACCATCGGCAGCCAGCCGCCACGGCCGTTCGATGGCGATGACTTCGAGCAGCAGTTCCCCACCCGGACGGCTCTGGAAGGTTCAGCGGGTTTCCCGGATGGAACGAACCATGTGGTGCAGCGCCCGGGAGGCTCCGCGACGCTGGTCTTCCCCCCGGGTTCCGGTTCCGCGTATGCGAATGCCCCGGCGGTCACCGGAAACGGAGGCACCTGGAGCGGCGGCATCTATCAACTTTCCCGCGGAGACCTGCTGGAGTGGACCCGGTTTGACAACTACAACCCCGCCACCGATGTGACGGTCATCACCGTGGCGGAGGAGGGTGAGGAAGACGAATATCTCTACGAGCATGCGATGCAGGGAGACGTGACCTCGTTCGACTTCACCGGCAGGCTGGAGCCGGGGACAACCTATCAGGTGACCGTGGAGCATGTGAGGTTGGCCTCCACCACCAGTTCCGGCACGGGGCCTTTCGCCGGAAAGCTCGGGTATGTCATTCTGGGCAGCCACACCGCTTTCGCGATGAGGACGTACAGCCACACGCCCACCGCCCCGCCGGTGATATCGGAGCCGGTGACCATGAAGACGGTGAACGCCGGAAGCGTGATCTTCACGGTGGCCGCTGCGGACGGAAACGCGACCTACCAGTGGCAGCAGGATGGCTGGAGCCTGGACGGCCAAACGGGCAACAGCCTGGCGCTCCACGACATCACCGCGGATGACTACGGAACCTACCGCGTGAGGGTGACGAACGGCGCGGGCAGCGTGACGAGCAATGCGGTCACCCTTTCCTCGCTGCCGGCGGCACCGGAGATCACGGTTTCACAGCCATCCGATATCATCCTTTCCGCGGGATGGAGCCGTGCCTTCGGCACGGTGGCTCTCGGTGGCGGGGCGGATCTGGTGTTCACGGTGCGGAACACCGGCACCCTGCACCTGATGGATCTGGAGGCGGACATCCACGGCACACATGCGGACGATTTCTCAGTGGCGCAGGCCCCGGCGACGAATGTGACCCCGGGAGGATCGACGACCTTCACCGTGAGATTCTCCCCATCCTCCTCCGGGGCGAAGGAGGCGGTCCTTTTCCTCCGGAGCAATGACGGGGATGAAAACCCTTTCCGGGTGATGTTGTCGGGCGTGGCGGAAGATCCGGTGACGCAGCCCCTCCCACCCGCCGCTCCAGTGGTGAATCCCTCCACGGGCGTCGCCGAGCAGACCGTCACGGTGAACAATACCGGCACGTCAGGAATGGGCGGCCTGCAGCTCCGCATCGATGGAGTGCCGGATGGCGTGACCGTGGTGGGCGGCACCTACGTCGGCTCCAGCAGCCCTTCCGGCGGCAGGACGCCGAAGGCGGCGGGCGGTTATTGGCTGGTGGACCACAGCGCGGTGATCGGCGCGGGTGGCAGCGCGGACATCGTCGTGAGGTATGAATTCACCGGCGCACCGGTCGCTTTCACGCCCACGGTGGCGGTGGCTCCGGTGCAGCCGCCGGGACCCGCGGACCCGGCGTTCCAGCAAGCGTTGAAAAGCATCTCCGCGAGTCCGGGAGAGGGCCGCAGCACCATCGGATTGCGAGCCGTGCCAGGCCGCGTCTATGAAGTGTGGCACAGCAACAACCTAACAGTCTGGCAGCGGGCTGGTACCAGCATCTTTTCCCGTGCCACGGCCCTTGCCTGGACGGACGATGGCTCCGCCACAGGCACTCCGCCCTCCACCTCACAACCGCGCTTCTACCGGGTGGTGGATGTGACGGAGTGA
- a CDS encoding glycosyltransferase, with translation MRIAMFTNTYLPHVGGVARSVKTLEDECRKRGHEVCVIAPESDMAEECPDVLRVPAIQNFNGSDFSVRLPSLNLISDFLEEFQPDIIHSHHPFLLGDSGLREAWKVRMPIVFTHHTLYERYTHYVPLDSDALKRVAIQLATEYCNLCSKIIAPSDSVAHLLVERGVTTPIEAIPTGIDTAAFAAADGGAFRELHRIPEDAAIIGHVGRLAEEKNLRYLTEAVKAALARHPEAWFVLVGDGPEKQAMIDLIGSDRIVAPGSLHGADLANAYASMDVFVFASQSETQGMVLAEAMAAGVPVVALDGPGVREIMKDGENGTMLAGDAPVEQYAEALHRILSDHDFRSRCAEGASTTAAEYDRDVTTDRIISLYEELVAAAAHERAEDFTLWDRVLNGIGVEWDLTVAKLAAVAAVVTATPATEAKID, from the coding sequence ATGAGAATCGCGATGTTCACGAACACCTACCTGCCGCACGTCGGCGGGGTCGCCAGATCGGTGAAGACACTGGAGGACGAGTGCCGCAAGCGCGGGCACGAGGTCTGTGTCATCGCCCCGGAGTCCGACATGGCGGAAGAATGCCCGGACGTGCTGCGCGTCCCGGCGATCCAGAATTTCAACGGCAGCGACTTCAGCGTGCGGCTGCCATCGCTGAACCTCATCAGTGATTTCCTGGAGGAGTTCCAGCCGGACATCATCCACAGCCACCACCCGTTCCTGCTGGGGGACTCCGGATTGCGGGAGGCGTGGAAGGTCCGGATGCCCATCGTCTTCACCCACCACACGCTCTACGAGCGCTACACGCACTATGTCCCGCTGGACTCAGACGCGCTGAAGCGGGTGGCCATCCAGCTCGCCACCGAGTACTGCAACCTGTGCAGCAAGATCATCGCGCCGAGCGACAGCGTCGCCCATCTGCTGGTGGAACGCGGGGTGACCACCCCCATCGAAGCCATCCCCACCGGCATCGACACCGCCGCATTCGCCGCCGCGGATGGCGGGGCGTTCCGTGAGCTGCACCGCATCCCGGAGGACGCGGCCATCATCGGCCATGTCGGACGGCTGGCGGAGGAAAAGAACCTGCGCTACCTGACGGAGGCGGTGAAAGCCGCGCTCGCCCGGCATCCGGAGGCATGGTTCGTCCTCGTCGGCGATGGCCCGGAAAAGCAGGCCATGATCGACCTCATCGGCAGCGACCGCATCGTCGCGCCAGGCTCCCTGCACGGCGCGGATCTGGCAAACGCCTACGCGTCGATGGATGTGTTCGTCTTTGCCTCGCAGTCGGAGACACAGGGCATGGTGCTGGCGGAGGCGATGGCGGCGGGCGTGCCGGTCGTCGCACTGGACGGCCCGGGCGTGCGGGAGATCATGAAGGACGGGGAAAATGGCACCATGCTGGCCGGTGATGCGCCGGTCGAGCAATACGCGGAGGCGCTGCACCGCATCCTTTCGGACCATGATTTCCGCAGCCGCTGCGCGGAGGGGGCCTCCACCACCGCCGCCGAATATGACCGCGACGTGACCACGGACCGCATCATCTCGCTTTACGAAGAACTGGTCGCCGCTGCGGCGCACGAACGGGCGGAGGATTTCACCCTGTGGGACCGCGTGCTCAACGGCATCGGCGTCGAGTGGGACCTCACCGTCGCGAAGCTCGCCGCGGTGGCGGCGGTCGTCACTGCAACCCCAGCAACGGAGGCGAAGATTGATTAG